Proteins encoded together in one Mycobacteriales bacterium window:
- a CDS encoding GntR family transcriptional regulator — protein sequence MISYDPRSPIPPYEQVRGQLARQVQSGELAPGTRLPPVRRLAGDLGLAVNTVARAYRELEAAGLVATRGRNGTVVTGADESSAVDAAADYVATVRGLGLPRERALEIVRAVLEAGPA from the coding sequence GTGATCAGTTACGACCCGCGGTCGCCGATCCCGCCGTACGAGCAGGTGCGGGGGCAGCTGGCACGGCAGGTGCAGTCCGGCGAGCTCGCGCCCGGGACGAGGCTGCCGCCGGTCCGGCGGCTGGCCGGCGACCTCGGGCTGGCGGTGAACACGGTCGCCCGGGCGTACCGGGAACTGGAGGCGGCCGGTCTCGTCGCCACCCGCGGCCGCAACGGCACCGTCGTCACCGGCGCCGACGAGTCGAGCGCGGTGGACGCCGCCGCCGACTACGTGGCGACGGTACGGGGGCTGGGCCTGCCCAGGGAGCGCGCGCTGGAGATCGTCCGGGCCGTACTGGAGGCGGGGCCGGCCTAG
- a CDS encoding bifunctional diguanylate cyclase/phosphodiesterase, with protein sequence MQERMLEVALRAAVLHDAAGRTLRSLGDLVGSLTPADQSEPTGEPPALAADLALADAVSSLLSGPHAAASALSVVMPEGDRATYSARDVFATLAAALAHSTLHDPLTGLPTRRWVLDEVDRRLAGATPAAPVGVLQVELGQLKDINDSLGYELGDALIKEAARRLVLAIGPNDAVGRLVGDEFAILLGDLSADDPIGGAAECARRVLDLLAEGVRLGDHELQMQASVGVCVVDGGAISAEHVLRRADSAMTRAKVSGRGRAELYDPNADRPVDRLSLTLRLREALAADAFSLHFQPIHRLRDGALVGAEALVRWQDETGRWVPPDEFIPYAETVGLIVPIGAMVLDAAARQAGRWQARGLALPVSVNLSPHQIVGSDLVGEVRAALGRHNVAPSMLRLELTETAAVTDFPTTRQRLAELRDLGVGLSLDDFGTGYSSLKLLRELAVDDVKVDRSFVGGLDVNGADAAMVRLVVETSHALGLTVTAEGVERPDQLAALAELGCDSVQGFLLGRPVRVADFDVVGDAARALCEPATARAAANA encoded by the coding sequence GTGCAGGAACGGATGCTGGAGGTGGCGTTGCGCGCCGCCGTGCTCCACGACGCCGCCGGCCGGACCCTTCGCAGTCTCGGTGACCTCGTCGGTTCCCTGACCCCGGCCGACCAGTCCGAGCCCACCGGCGAACCGCCGGCCCTGGCCGCCGACCTGGCCCTGGCCGACGCGGTGAGCTCGCTGCTGTCCGGGCCGCACGCGGCCGCGAGCGCGCTGTCGGTGGTCATGCCCGAGGGCGACCGGGCGACGTACTCGGCCCGGGACGTCTTCGCGACCCTGGCCGCCGCGCTGGCCCACTCCACCCTCCACGACCCGCTGACCGGCCTGCCGACCCGGCGCTGGGTGCTGGACGAGGTCGACAGGCGGCTGGCCGGCGCCACGCCGGCGGCCCCGGTCGGCGTGCTGCAGGTCGAGCTGGGCCAGCTCAAGGACATCAACGACAGCCTCGGGTACGAGCTCGGCGACGCGCTGATCAAGGAGGCCGCCCGCCGGCTGGTCCTCGCGATCGGCCCGAACGACGCGGTCGGCCGGCTGGTCGGCGACGAGTTCGCGATCCTGCTCGGGGACCTGTCCGCGGACGACCCGATCGGCGGCGCGGCCGAGTGCGCCCGCCGCGTGCTGGACCTGCTGGCCGAGGGCGTCCGGCTGGGCGACCACGAGCTGCAGATGCAGGCCAGCGTCGGCGTCTGCGTGGTCGACGGCGGCGCGATCAGCGCCGAGCACGTGCTGCGCCGCGCGGACAGCGCGATGACGAGGGCGAAGGTGTCCGGCCGCGGCCGGGCCGAGCTCTACGACCCGAACGCCGACCGCCCCGTCGACCGCCTCTCGCTCACCTTGCGGCTGCGCGAGGCGCTGGCCGCGGACGCGTTCTCGCTGCACTTCCAGCCGATCCACCGGCTCCGCGACGGCGCCCTGGTCGGCGCCGAGGCGCTGGTGCGGTGGCAGGACGAGACCGGCCGCTGGGTGCCGCCGGACGAGTTCATCCCGTACGCGGAGACGGTCGGGCTGATCGTGCCGATCGGGGCGATGGTGCTGGATGCGGCCGCCCGGCAGGCCGGGCGGTGGCAGGCCCGCGGGCTGGCGCTGCCGGTCAGCGTGAACCTCTCCCCGCACCAGATCGTCGGCTCCGACCTGGTCGGCGAGGTCCGGGCCGCGCTCGGCCGGCACAACGTGGCGCCGTCGATGCTGCGGCTGGAGCTGACCGAGACCGCCGCGGTCACCGACTTCCCGACCACCCGGCAGCGGCTGGCCGAGTTGCGCGACCTCGGGGTCGGGCTGTCGCTGGACGACTTCGGCACCGGCTACTCCTCGCTGAAGTTGCTGCGGGAGCTGGCCGTGGACGACGTGAAGGTGGACCGGTCGTTCGTCGGCGGGCTGGACGTGAACGGGGCCGACGCGGCGATGGTCCGGCTGGTGGTCGAGACCTCGCACGCGCTCGGGCTCACCGTCACGGCCGAGGGCGTCGAGCGTCCGGACCAGCTGGCCGCGCTGGCCGAGCTCGGCTGCGACTCGGTGCAGGGGTTCCTGCTCGGCCGGCCGGTGCGGGTCGCGGACTTCGACGTGGTCGGCGACGCCGCCCGCGCCCTCTGCGAACCCGCCACCGCCCGCGCCGCCGCCAACGCCTAG
- a CDS encoding DNA repair helicase XPB yields MTDGPLIVQSDKTLLLEVDHPQSAEARAAIAPFAELERSPEHVHTYRLTPLGLWNARAAGHDAEQVVDALVRFSRYAVPHALLVDVADTMDRYGRLQLVKHPTHGLALVSLDRAVLEEVVRQKKIAPMLGARVDDDTVVVHPSERGRLKQALLKVGWPAEDLAGYVDGEAHAIALDQSDWELRGYQQEAVDNFWAGGSGVVVLPCGAGKTLVGAAAMAQAGATTLILVTNTVAGRQWKRELLARTSLTEEEIGEYSGERKEIRPVTIATYQVMTTRRKGEYRHLELFDSRDWGLIVYDEVHLLPAPIFRLTADLQSRRRLGLTATLVREDGREGDVFSLIGPKRYDAPWKDIEAQGYIAPADCTEVRVTLTDAERMGYAVAEPEDRYKVGATARTKLPVVKALIERHAGDRVLVIGAYLDQLDTLGEELDAPIIQGSTTTKERERLYEAFRTGEIRTLVVSKVANFSIDLPEASVAIQVSGTFGSRQEEAQRLGRVLRPKADRGTAHFYTVIARDTLDQEYAAHRQRFLAEQGYAYTIVDADDLLAAG; encoded by the coding sequence GTGACCGACGGTCCGCTCATCGTCCAGTCCGACAAGACGCTGCTGCTCGAGGTCGACCACCCGCAGTCGGCCGAGGCCCGGGCCGCGATCGCGCCGTTCGCGGAGCTGGAGCGCTCGCCCGAGCACGTGCACACGTACCGGCTGACGCCGCTCGGGCTCTGGAACGCCCGCGCCGCCGGCCACGACGCCGAGCAGGTCGTGGACGCCCTCGTCCGCTTCTCCCGCTACGCGGTGCCGCACGCGCTGCTCGTCGACGTCGCCGACACCATGGACCGGTACGGCCGGCTCCAGCTGGTCAAGCACCCCACCCACGGCCTGGCCCTGGTCAGCCTGGACCGCGCGGTGCTGGAGGAGGTCGTCCGGCAGAAGAAGATCGCCCCGATGCTCGGCGCCCGGGTCGACGACGACACCGTGGTCGTGCACCCGAGCGAGCGCGGCCGGCTGAAGCAGGCGCTGCTCAAGGTCGGCTGGCCGGCTGAGGACCTGGCCGGGTACGTCGACGGCGAGGCCCACGCGATCGCGCTGGACCAGAGCGACTGGGAGCTGCGCGGCTACCAGCAGGAGGCGGTGGACAACTTCTGGGCCGGCGGCTCCGGGGTCGTCGTGCTGCCCTGCGGGGCCGGCAAGACGCTGGTCGGCGCGGCCGCGATGGCCCAGGCCGGCGCGACCACGCTGATCCTGGTCACCAACACGGTCGCCGGCCGGCAGTGGAAGCGCGAGCTGCTGGCCCGCACGTCGCTGACCGAGGAGGAGATCGGCGAGTACAGCGGCGAGCGCAAGGAGATCCGCCCGGTGACGATCGCCACGTACCAGGTGATGACGACCCGCCGGAAGGGCGAGTACCGGCACCTGGAGCTGTTCGACAGCCGCGACTGGGGCCTGATCGTGTACGACGAGGTGCACCTGCTGCCCGCCCCGATCTTCCGGCTCACCGCGGACCTGCAGTCCCGCCGCCGGCTCGGCCTGACCGCGACGCTGGTCCGCGAGGACGGCCGGGAGGGCGACGTGTTCTCCCTCATCGGCCCGAAGCGCTACGACGCGCCCTGGAAGGACATCGAGGCCCAGGGCTACATCGCCCCGGCCGACTGCACCGAGGTCCGGGTCACGCTCACCGACGCCGAGCGGATGGGGTACGCGGTCGCCGAGCCGGAGGACCGCTACAAGGTCGGCGCGACCGCCCGGACCAAGCTGCCGGTGGTCAAGGCGCTGATCGAGCGGCACGCGGGCGACCGGGTGCTGGTCATCGGTGCCTACCTCGACCAGCTCGACACGCTCGGCGAGGAGCTGGACGCGCCGATCATCCAGGGCTCGACCACGACCAAGGAGCGGGAGCGGCTGTACGAGGCCTTCCGTACGGGCGAGATCCGCACCCTGGTGGTCTCGAAGGTCGCCAACTTCTCCATCGACCTGCCCGAGGCCTCGGTCGCGATCCAGGTCTCGGGCACGTTCGGGTCCCGGCAGGAGGAGGCCCAGCGGCTCGGCCGGGTGCTGCGGCCCAAGGCCGACAGGGGCACCGCGCACTTCTACACGGTGATCGCCCGCGACACCCTCGACCAGGAGTACGCGGCGCACCGCCAGCGCTTCCTGGCCGAGCAGGGGTACGCGTACACGATCGTCGACGCGGACGACCTGCTGGCGGCCGGTTAG
- a CDS encoding methyltransferase domain-containing protein, with amino-acid sequence MDPFQQFASWDEQTALGWATGLDKRAATAIQAALRADAVAAAQLAPGDVVVEVGCGTGPMLGDLADAVGPTGLVLGLEPQRTLARVAAQRLGSRAALGLASGTALPVRDGVAAAALASTVLLHVPAAEQVAMLVEMARVVRPGGRVLSVDQDMEGWVIDHPDRETTRRLLRFNVENRYGDGWTGRRLPTLFRAAGLRDISVQALTHVDTSPGTHLHGNAQRMAAAAAEAGFLTPAEADAWSAGLDQDGHFFSALTYFRCAATVWTHV; translated from the coding sequence ATGGACCCCTTCCAGCAGTTCGCGAGCTGGGACGAGCAGACCGCGCTGGGCTGGGCCACCGGGTTGGACAAGCGGGCCGCCACGGCGATCCAGGCGGCGCTGCGGGCCGACGCGGTCGCCGCCGCGCAGCTGGCACCGGGGGACGTCGTGGTCGAGGTCGGCTGCGGGACCGGGCCGATGCTCGGCGACCTGGCCGACGCGGTCGGCCCGACCGGGCTCGTTCTCGGCCTGGAGCCGCAGCGGACGCTGGCCCGGGTCGCGGCGCAGCGGCTCGGCTCGCGGGCGGCGCTCGGTCTGGCCTCCGGTACGGCCCTGCCGGTCCGCGACGGGGTCGCCGCGGCCGCGCTGGCATCCACGGTCCTGCTGCACGTGCCGGCCGCGGAGCAGGTCGCGATGCTGGTGGAGATGGCGCGGGTGGTCCGGCCCGGCGGCCGGGTGCTCTCGGTCGACCAGGACATGGAGGGCTGGGTGATCGACCACCCGGACCGGGAGACGACCCGCCGGCTGCTGCGCTTCAACGTCGAGAACCGGTACGGCGACGGCTGGACCGGTCGCCGGCTGCCCACGCTGTTCCGCGCCGCCGGGCTGCGCGACATCTCCGTCCAGGCGCTCACGCATGTGGACACGTCGCCGGGTACGCACCTGCACGGCAACGCGCAGCGGATGGCGGCGGCCGCCGCCGAGGCCGGCTTCCTCACCCCGGCCGAGGCGGACGCCTGGTCCGCCGGCCTCGACCAGGACGGCCACTTCTTCTCCGCCCTCACCTACTTCCGGTGCGCGGCAACGGTCTGGACGCACGTTTGA
- a CDS encoding GNAT family N-acetyltransferase, which translates to MDIRLDPLRVAYAEEMAVVLADPGLYGFIGGAPPTAEELADRYRRQVVGRSVDGHEEWLNWIVRDAGDCAVGYVQATVHEGDRAVIAWMIGRPWQGRGYATKAARDLIDVLRSRGVRRVEAYIVPGHHASEMVAARTGLAATGQLDSEGEQLWLTTT; encoded by the coding sequence GTGGACATCCGGCTCGACCCGCTGCGGGTGGCGTACGCCGAGGAGATGGCGGTCGTCCTGGCCGACCCGGGCCTGTACGGGTTCATCGGCGGCGCCCCGCCGACGGCCGAGGAGCTGGCCGACCGGTACCGCCGCCAGGTCGTCGGCCGCTCCGTGGACGGCCACGAGGAGTGGCTGAACTGGATCGTCCGGGACGCCGGCGACTGCGCGGTCGGGTACGTCCAGGCCACCGTGCACGAGGGTGACCGGGCGGTGATCGCCTGGATGATCGGCCGGCCCTGGCAGGGCCGGGGGTACGCGACCAAGGCGGCCCGGGACCTGATCGACGTGCTGCGCTCGCGTGGCGTCCGCCGGGTCGAGGCCTACATCGTCCCCGGACACCACGCCTCGGAGATGGTCGCGGCCCGGACCGGGCTGGCGGCGACCGGGCAGCTGGACTCCGAGGGCGAGCAGCTGTGGCTGACGACGACCTGA
- the galT gene encoding galactose-1-phosphate uridylyltransferase, with the protein MAYRSETRLADGRVLYYFDAEPGVVRDATDERDLPVTTTASEIRWDPLRDEWVVIASHRQGRTFLPPADECPLDPSRDGRHTEIPASDYEVVVFENRFPSLATTAVLGPDPDDLPDDDPLFVRRAGVGRCEVVCFTSDHSAAFATLPPERVRTVLDAWIDRTRELNAMPEVEQVFVFENRGEEIGVTLSHPHGQIYAYPFRPPPLRQEIESARRYRERTGDCLHCVMLAAERKAGTRIVAEDDLFTVVVPHAARWPYEAHVYPRRHLPDLPALTEDERDRLASVYLDLLKRFDTLFPTPAPYIAAWMQAPARGPDRDLMHLHAQVFSIRRAAGKLKYLAGSESGAAVWINDISPERAAAQLRGEK; encoded by the coding sequence GTGGCGTACCGGAGCGAGACGCGGCTGGCCGACGGACGGGTGCTGTACTACTTCGACGCCGAGCCGGGCGTGGTGCGGGACGCGACCGACGAGCGCGACCTGCCGGTGACCACGACCGCCTCGGAGATCCGCTGGGACCCGCTGCGGGACGAGTGGGTGGTCATCGCCTCGCACCGGCAGGGCCGGACGTTCCTGCCGCCGGCCGACGAGTGCCCGCTGGACCCGTCCCGGGACGGCCGGCACACGGAGATCCCGGCGTCCGACTACGAGGTCGTGGTCTTCGAGAACCGGTTCCCCTCGCTGGCCACCACCGCCGTGCTCGGCCCGGACCCGGACGACCTGCCCGACGACGACCCGCTGTTCGTCCGCCGGGCCGGGGTCGGCCGGTGCGAGGTGGTCTGCTTCACCAGCGACCACTCGGCCGCCTTCGCCACGCTGCCGCCGGAGCGGGTCCGGACCGTGCTGGACGCCTGGATCGACCGCACCCGCGAGCTGAACGCGATGCCCGAGGTCGAGCAGGTCTTCGTGTTCGAGAACCGGGGCGAGGAGATCGGGGTGACCCTCTCCCACCCGCACGGCCAGATCTACGCGTACCCGTTCCGGCCGCCGCCGCTGCGGCAGGAGATCGAGTCGGCCCGCCGGTACCGGGAGCGCACCGGCGACTGCCTGCACTGCGTGATGCTGGCGGCCGAGCGTAAGGCCGGCACCCGGATCGTGGCCGAGGACGACCTGTTCACCGTCGTCGTCCCGCACGCGGCCCGCTGGCCGTACGAGGCGCACGTCTACCCGCGCCGGCACCTGCCCGACCTGCCGGCGCTGACCGAGGACGAGCGGGACCGGCTGGCCTCGGTCTACCTCGACCTGCTCAAGCGGTTCGACACGCTGTTCCCGACACCCGCGCCGTACATCGCCGCCTGGATGCAGGCCCCGGCCCGGGGACCGGACCGGGACCTGATGCATCTGCACGCGCAGGTGTTCTCGATCCGGCGCGCCGCCGGGAAGCTGAAGTACCTGGCCGGCAGCGAGTCCGGGGCGGCCGTCTGGATCAACGACATCAGCCCCGAACGCGCGGCGGCCCAGCTCCGCGGCGAGAAGTAG